CTCGCTGGAGCACCCGGCTTACATGCGCGGGCTTTCCGCCGCGCTGCGGACGGGAGCGGCGCAGGCAGGCCAGCTGCCGGGCTGCCCGGTCTGCTGGTTCACCGGGAACTCCGTGCGTCGGTCGCGCGGAAGGATGTTCGCTTCCTGGTCGGCCTGGTAGATCAGCATGGCCACCATCAGCGCATTCCGCCGCACGTCGTCCCACGAGATCTTGTCGTACGTGTCGCGGTTGGTGTGCCACGTGTACGTGCCGTAATCCCACGAGAGCGAGCCCAGACCGAACGCCGGCGCGCCGTAGCACACGAAGGCCGCGTTGTCCGATCCGCCGCCGCTGGGCATCCCCGGATCGTCGATCTGCACGCTGTCCGATACGAACGGCGGCATGGCGCCCAGCCAGCGGCGGAAGTATGGCCCCGTAGCCGTCAGCCCCTGCATGGAGATGTTGCGGATGCGTCCCGTGCCGTTGTCCTGGTTGAAGAGCACGTGCAGGCCGCTGACGATTTCCGGGTGATCCGCGGCAAAGGCGCGCGATCCGTTCAGTCCCTGCTCCTCGCCGCTCCAGTGGCCCACCACGATGCTGCGGTTGGGGCGCGGGTACACCTTGGAGAGGATGCGCATGGCCTCCATCATCACCACCGTGCCGGTGCCGTTGTCGGTTGCGCCCGACGAGCCGTCCCACGAGTCGAAGTGGGCAGACAGCATGATGTACTCGTTGGGCTTGCGGCGTCCGCGCACCTGCGCGATCACGTTGGATACGGGCACCGCCTCGCCCGTGAACTGCGACTGCGCGTCCAGCCGCAGCGTGGGCGCGTCGCCGTTCATCGCCAGGCGCGCCACCAGGCCGTAATCCTCGCAGCTCAGGCTGATGACGGGCGCCTGGCGGGTGCGCGCGTTGAAGATCTTTTCGACGCCCCACCCCTGCGACCACAGGTTGGTGACGATGCCCGCCACGCCCGCCGCCTCCAGCCGCAGCTGAAAGTCGCGCGCCGCCAGCCCCGTGGCCGACACCCGCTGGTTCCACGCGTTCTGCGCCGCCGTGCGCTCCGCTCGCATCCGCTCGAAATCCGCCGCGACGGCCCAGCGCTGCCAGTTCTCGTCAGGCCTGCAGGTGGGCTGGGGGAAGGAGATCATCACGAACTTGCCGCGCGCGCTCGGCAGCCAAGCCTTGAACGCCGCGGAATCCGACATCTGCGGAAGCAGCACGGCCTCCGCCGACACGGGACCGTTGGTACCCGGGCTCCAGGCCAGCATCATCCCCTCGAGCGAGCGCAAGCGCGGGGTCATGAGGTCCACGTGCGTGTGGCCGCGCTGCCAGCCGCGCCAGGTGCCGTAGCGCTCGCTGCGCGCGGTGATGCCCCACTGCGCGTACTGGCCGATGGCCCAGCGCTGGGCCGCGTCCATCTGCGGCGACCCCGTCAGCCGCGGGCCGATGGAATCCAGCAGCGGCTGCGCCAGGCGCTCCAGCTGCGAGTTGTGCGTGCCCTCCTGCCAGATGGCGCGCAGCACGGGATCGTTGCTGGTCCACTCCTGCTGCGCGGCGGCGGGGCCGGCCAGGAGAGCGCCGGCGGCCAGGGCCGCCAGTGCGGTTCTCTTCATCACGATGAGTCTCTCACGTGTGGTGCCGGAACGGTCCGGCGTGCGCCGCAGGCAAGGCCGGCGGCGTTGCTCTCAGTTCAGCGCGCGCTGCGCAGGACGGCAGGACGGCCAGCTTCCCGGCTGCCCCGCCGCGTTGGGCGGAAACTCGGTGAGCCGGGTCCGCGGGATGCGCTCGTCTTCCGCTGCCTGGTACGCCAGCATGGCCAGCAGGACCGCGTTCCGGCGCAGGTCGGAGAACACGATCTTGTCGTAGGTGTCGCGATCGGTGTGCCAGGTGTAGGTGCCGTAATCCCACGAGGTGGAAAGCAGCCAGAACCCGGGCGCGCCGCGGCACACGAAGGACGAGTGATCGCTGGAGCCGCCGCTGGGCAGCCCCGGCGCGTCCAGCTTGATGCTGTCGGCCAGCATCGGGGGGACGCGCGAAAACCAGCGGCGGAAGAACGGCTCGGCTTGGGTGAAGCCCTGGAGCGAGATGCGGTCCATACGCCCCGTGCCCGTGTCCTGGTTCAGCAGCGCCTGCAGACCTTCGATGATACCGGGATTGTCCTCCGCGAACGCTCGCGACCCATTCAGCCCCTGCTCCTCGCCGCCCCACAGGCCGATGACGATCGTACGCTTTGGGTTGGGATAGACTGCCCGGAGGATGCGCGCGGCCTCCATCATCACCAGCGTACCCGTTCCGTTGTCCGTGGCGCCCGATGCGGCATCCCACGAGTCGAAGTGCGCGGACAGCACCACGTACTCATTTCGCAGGGCGCGACCAGGGATGGTGGCGACGGTGTTCATCGCCGGGGCGGCACCGGTGAACTCGGCCTGCGCGTCGACGCGGATCACCGGGCCCTGGCCGCGCGACGCCAGCCGGTGGAGCAGCCCGTAATCCTCGCAGGTCACGTCCAGCACGGGCACGGGCACACCGAGCGCATCGTGAACGCGCTGGGTGCCCCATCCGCCGGTCCACTCGCTGGTCACCACGCCCGCGGCGCCGGACCGGGCCAGGAGCGACTCCAATTCGCCGGGCTGAACCCGCAGCCGGGCGAGCCGCCGGCGCCAGCTGGAATCGGCCCGGGCCGCGTCCTGCGCCAAGCGCCCAAGCGTCTGCGGCTGGGCCCAGTTCTGCCAGTTCTCGATGGGCCGGCACGTCACCGGCTCGGCCGCGCCCAGGACGAACTTGCCGCGCACGGTTCCCAGCCAGCGGCGCGCCGCGGCCGTGTCGGCAAATTCGGGGA
This is a stretch of genomic DNA from Longimicrobium sp.. It encodes these proteins:
- a CDS encoding M20/M25/M40 family metallo-hydrolase; the protein is MKRTALAALAAGALLAGPAAAQQEWTSNDPVLRAIWQEGTHNSQLERLAQPLLDSIGPRLTGSPQMDAAQRWAIGQYAQWGITARSERYGTWRGWQRGHTHVDLMTPRLRSLEGMMLAWSPGTNGPVSAEAVLLPQMSDSAAFKAWLPSARGKFVMISFPQPTCRPDENWQRWAVAADFERMRAERTAAQNAWNQRVSATGLAARDFQLRLEAAGVAGIVTNLWSQGWGVEKIFNARTRQAPVISLSCEDYGLVARLAMNGDAPTLRLDAQSQFTGEAVPVSNVIAQVRGRRKPNEYIMLSAHFDSWDGSSGATDNGTGTVVMMEAMRILSKVYPRPNRSIVVGHWSGEEQGLNGSRAFAADHPEIVSGLHVLFNQDNGTGRIRNISMQGLTATGPYFRRWLGAMPPFVSDSVQIDDPGMPSGGGSDNAAFVCYGAPAFGLGSLSWDYGTYTWHTNRDTYDKISWDDVRRNALMVAMLIYQADQEANILPRDRRTEFPVNQQTGQPGSWPACAAPVRSAAESPRM
- a CDS encoding M20/M25/M40 family metallo-hydrolase translates to MIARIRHAVLAAVVLAATPLASTAQESWTSNDPVLRAIWSEGMERSHLAPMAQVLMDSIGPRLTGSPGQLAAHEWAAAQFRGWGIEARNETYGSWVGWRRGTAHVDLVQPRLRSLEARLLAWSPGTAGAVTAEVVAIPEFADTAAARRWLGTVRGKFVLGAAEPVTCRPIENWQNWAQPQTLGRLAQDAARADSSWRRRLARLRVQPGELESLLARSGAAGVVTSEWTGGWGTQRVHDALGVPVPVLDVTCEDYGLLHRLASRGQGPVIRVDAQAEFTGAAPAMNTVATIPGRALRNEYVVLSAHFDSWDAASGATDNGTGTLVMMEAARILRAVYPNPKRTIVIGLWGGEEQGLNGSRAFAEDNPGIIEGLQALLNQDTGTGRMDRISLQGFTQAEPFFRRWFSRVPPMLADSIKLDAPGLPSGGSSDHSSFVCRGAPGFWLLSTSWDYGTYTWHTDRDTYDKIVFSDLRRNAVLLAMLAYQAAEDERIPRTRLTEFPPNAAGQPGSWPSCRPAQRALN